Part of the Spiroplasma endosymbiont of Poecilobothrus nobilitatus genome is shown below.
TTTTAAAATAAATAAAGGAGAAAAATAATATGGCAAATATTGTTGAATTTTTAAGAACAGATAAGGCAACTGAATGAATAAAAAGTAAATTTTCTAATGAAAATGAAATTGCAAGATTTAAAAGTAATATAGTTGCAATATCAAATAGTAATGAATTATTACAAAAAGCAGATCCAAAAACAATTATGACTGCTTGCTATCAAGGTGTTTTATTAAACTTACCAATGGAAAAACAATTTGCTTATGTGGATAGGCTACAATTATTAGGACCATAATTATATAGACTTCAAAATTAGATAAAATTATTAAGAAAGAAGGAATATAAAAATGGGAAATAAAACTTCATACTCTGAAGAATTTAAAAAACAAATTGTCATGCTATATAAAAATGGTAAAAGTGTTATTAATATAGGGCAAGAATATAATTTACCAAAACCAACTATTTATAGTTGAGTTAAAAATTATAATAATTCTGGTTCATTTAAAGCAAAAGACAATCGCACACTAGAAGAAAATGAAATAATAACTTTACGAAAAGAACTTAAAGACTTGAAAATGGAAAATGACATTTTAAAGCAAGCCGCACTGATAATGGCCAAAAAATAACAATAATTAATAACAACAAAACAAAATATTCAGTAAGAAAAATATGTAAGATTTTGGGTTTATCAAAATCAACGTATTATTATCAAACTAATAAATGTATTAACAAGCAAGTTAATAATTATGAACAAGAAATTATCAGTGCCTTTAATAAAAGTAGCAAAATTTATGGGGCTCGCAAAATTAAAGTTATTTTAAACAGAAAAGATATCATCTTATCGCGGCGAAAAATCAGATTCTTTATGATCAAAAATAATTTGGTTTCTAAATACACCAAATTAAAATATCATAATCATAAAACAACAGTCAATAATGACCAAATTAATAATATTTTAAATCGTCAATTTAACAACAAAAAACCTAATGAAGTTATTGTTAGTGATTTAACATATGTTCAATTTGGCGCTAAATGACATTATATTTGTTTATTAATTGACTTGTTTAATCGCGAAATAATTGGTTATAGTGATGGGCCGAATAAAACATCCGAACTGGTCCAACAAGCTTTTCATAAAATAACACGACCATTAAATCAAATAACTCTATTTCATACTGATCGTGGTAATGAGTTTAAAAATAAAATCATTGATGAAATTT
Proteins encoded:
- a CDS encoding IS3 family transposase (programmed frameshift); the encoded protein is MGNKTSYSEEFKKQIVMLYKNGKSVINIGQEYNLPKPTIYSWVKNYNNSGSFKAKDNRTLEENEIITLRKELKDLKMENDIFKASRTDNGQKITIINNNKTKYSVRKICKILGLSKSTYYYQTNKCINKQVNNYEQEIISAFNKSSKIYGARKIKVILNRKDIILSRRKIRFFMIKNNLVSKYTKLKYHNHKTTVNNDQINNILNRQFNNKKPNEVIVSDLTYVQFGAKWHYICLLIDLFNREIIGYSDGPNKTSELVQQAFHKITRPLNQITLFHTDRGNEFKNKIIDEILITFNIKRSLSNKGCPYDNAVAETTYKTFKTEFIKGKKFKNLTQLKYELFDFVHWYNNIRIHGSLNYLSLVTFRKQMSI